Within the Wolbachia pipientis genome, the region TTGGTAAATTTCATGAGCCCGGTCTTGCACCGGTTTATGATCAGACAGGTGCTTATCATATCAATGTAAGAGGAGAAGCAGTTTATCATAATAGATTTCTGAAAACTTTTGGATTCTACTTTAATAGAGCAGCCGTAGAAGATGATACAGGGTGTTACCATATTGATCCATCTGGATGTAGAGTATACAAACAGTCTTATCAATGGATTGGAAATTATCAGGAAGATGCTTGTGTAGTTAGAAGACATGATAAATGTTTTCATATTAATTTAAATGGCAACAGAATTTATCAGGAGGAATATGATTATGTTGGAGATTTTAAGGATGGTATCGCTGTAGTCTATAAGGATAGTAAAGCTACACATATTAATCATCATGGAAAGTTAGTACATAATAAATGGTATAAAAAACTTAATGTTTTTCATAAAGGGTATTCTATTGCAGAAGATCAACATGGTTGGTTTCATATAGATATTAATGGTGATCCTGTTTACCAGCAGAGATTTAAAATGGTAGAAGCATTTTATAATGGGATGGCAAAAGTTGAAACTTTTGAAGGCGTGTTAGGACAAATCGATATTACCGGAAATGTAAAGTTTAGTATTTTTGATTTAGGTAAAGAATCTCAAGTGCATAGGATTTCTGCAGAACTTTCAGCCTTTTGGAAAACTTACCTAACAAGCGTTGCTATTGAACTTGATTTGTTAAATATTTTACCTGCAACTACGCCAGTTTTATCTAAAAAGTTAAACATTATCGTACCAAATCTAGAAAGGCTGTTAAGGGCGTTGTGGGAAATAGGGTTTATTGATTACGATAAGGACAAGGACTTATGGCAACTATCATCAAAAGGTAAGTGTTTTAAGGAAATACCATTTTTGCCAAAAGCAGCAACGATGTGGGCAAGAGTTGCCGCTGAAAAGAATTGGTTAAAGATGGCCGATATACTAAAACAGAAGTCTATCTCTTCATTTGAATCTTTTAAGGAAAGAGAAGCATCAGAAGATAAGAAAATAGCATTTTACCAAGCATTGCTAGGATATTCTAGGTTTGATACTAAAGAGTTTAATTCTAGAATTAATATAGATGATGCTAAGAATATATTGCTATTTGGTGTACACTCTTTATTTCTTGCTTATTCTGATATACACAATAAAGGTTCTATAGGCCTATATAACGAACATAAAGTACCAAGACAGTTAGTAGAAAATTTAAAAGTCAAACTTATAACTCAGGAAGAACTATCAGTTACAAATTATGAATTAGGTGTCTTTTGCCGCTTTCTACAGCATTATGATGATGATAAAGTATTATCTTATTTAAAATTGGTCAAAGGAATATCTCGTATTTTATTGATAGAAACTATTTTAGATTACCGCTCTCCAGCTGGAGGCTCTGTAGATATTAATGTAATGGTTGAAACAGGAGGTAAACTAAGAACATTAAGCGATTGGGAAAAAATACTCAAACAAGTAAAAGGATTCAAAATTTTTGCTGTTATACCTTTAACAGATTACTTATCAGTTATTGATGTCAGGTGTTAATCATATGGAAACATTACAAAAAAATGGTTTTTTTATTATCAAAAATCTGGTTCCTTTAGAGCTAATAACTCAGTCTTTAAGTGACATAACAAATAAGATATCAAAGCTATCCCAAGAACTAAGTGTTTCAACTTCTGACTACTTAAACTGTACCGGCAGATGGGGCACGTCATCTCAAGTAACTAGAATTATCTCTCAAGCATTAGATAAAATTATTAAAAATTACCTTGAAAAATCACTTCAGTGTCAGATACTGCAGAAAAAATCAAATGTTATATGTAAAACTGCTGATTTAATAGATGCAGTTCCCTTCCATCAAGACATCTCCTATAGTTTCAATGATCCTTACCACTTTTCCGTTTGGTTAGCTTTGAATAATGTCAGTGAAACTTCAGGTGCACTAAAAATTATAGAAAACAGTCATAAATGGGAAATACAGCCTTTAGTTGATTTTTGGTACCCATATTTTTTTGATCAGTACTCAAACAACCGAGAAAATTACAAAATTAAGTCACTACCTATTTCAGCAGGAGATGCGATAGTTTTTGATTCACGGTTATGGCATGGTAGTGATAAGAATACAGATGCTAAAGATAGATTTGCTTATGTAACAAGGTGGATTGTAAAAGATCAAGACCTTCCCTTTGTGCCAAAACCTCAGCCTTCAGTTTTTGGTATACTCAATTGTGGTAAGTTAACAGAATCTATACTGAGAGAATACTTGTCATTATTTGGCTACCAGGAAAGTATAAAAGCAAAAAACATGGAAGAACTTATTAAGAGCTGGTTAGTCTTTATTACAGATACAACTACAAATATTTCTGAGATCGACACTACTAAGGCTAAGCGAGATTTATATAAGCTACTTATTCTGAATCAAGCGTCAGCACTACATGATGCTGGAGACATCTCAGGAAAAATATACAAAAATTTATGGTTTTCACTACTTGTATTTCTCAATAAAAAAGTCAACGTAGTGGAGCTAGCATTATAAATGAACAGAAGTAGAGTTGATAGCTTCAAATGTGTATTGATGTTCATCTTGAATATAGTATCTAAATTCAAACTTAATGTACTTATAATGTCTTTAGTTGCCCTGGTGGTAGCTGTTGATTTGTCTTTTAGAAAGTATTTAGTAAAAAATATTCTAGATACAGCTGTAAAATATCAGGAAGGTAATGTAATTGAGAATCTTTTATTACCTGTAAGCGCTTATCTTGGTATGGCATTACTTATCACTACTGCTTTTAGATTCTATGGCTATTTTGTTGACATTCGAATGTTTACCTTAATGCGTCAAAAAATAGCTGATATATCTTTTTGTAGGCTACTCCAACAAGACCATTCCTATTATCAGAACAATTTATCTGGAAGCTTAGTACATAAGGTCAGTAGCTTAATGGATAGTGTGATAGAGTTAATAAGATTGCTTATAGATTGTTTTTTCGGTTACAGTATAGCATTAGTCTTAGCTATTTATACCTTATCATTAGTAAACATAAAGTTTGCAATCGCTACATTCACTTGGGTAAGCATTTTTATTTTAGTCTCGATTTTCAGCTTTCGTGTACTTACTGAATTAGCTGATAATTACTCTAAACAAAATTCACAAGTAATAGCTAGTATAGCAGATAGTATTTTAAATGTTATATCAGTAAGGTTATTTTCTCAGCAAGCACATGAGAGACACAAATTTTTTCAAATATGTAAGAAAAGAACTATTGCAGAGAGAAAATTACAATGGACATACTTTTGGCTTTGGTTTATATATGGCTATTCATTTGATATACTCCAAGCAGTAAACTTGTACTTTTTAATTCATGATTATCAATTTAACAAAATCGCAATAGGAGATATTGCTCTTGTACTTGGAATTAATATATCGATTATAGAGTTTCTTAACCATCTAACTAGGAATCTTACCCAATTTTCTACTCATTTCGGCAAAGTTTCAGATGCATTGCCAATCTTGACTACCGTACCAGAAATTCAAGATAAGAAAAATGCTAAAGAATTAAATTTATTAAGCGGAAGAATAACGTTTAATAATGTTTCTTTTTCTTATGAAGGTCAGGAGTCATTATTTCAAGATTTTTCAGTTACCATTAATCCTTGCGAAAAGGTAGGTCTAGTTGGTTATTCTGGAGGTGGTAAATCTACTTTTATAAACTTAATTCTAAGGCTATTTGATGTTAAAAAAGGTAATATACAGATTGATAATCAAATAGTATCAGAAGTTACACAGAGTTCTTTGAGGCAACAAATATCTGTAATACCTCAAGACCCATTGTTATTTCATGATACTATTTTAGCAAACATCATATATGGTAAACTTCAATCTACTATAGAAGAAATAATGAGAGCTGCAAAGCTGGCTGGTATTCACGATTTTATTATGACTCTACCAGATCAATATGGAACTACAGTTGGAGAAAAAGGCATCAAGCTATCTGGAGGAGAAAGACAAAGAATAATAATAGCAAGGGCATTTTTAAAAAACGCTCCAATATTATTTCTCGATGAACCAACTAGTCAGTTAGATTCTATAACAGAAAAAACAATTCAAATGAGTTTATTTAAATTGATGAAAAATAAAACTACGATTACTATAGCACACCGTATTTCTACACTTTTACACATGGACCGAATTCTAGTATTTAACAAAGGAAAAATTGTCCAAGATGGTAAACACGCTGAACTAGTTTCTAAACACGGTCTTTATAAAGAACTTTGGAATGCTCAAATTGGTTGTTTGAATGGCAAAAAAGAAGATGGAAAAAATTATTGATCTGAGAAGTGACACTACAACTCTGCAGAGCTCCAACGTTATACATGCAATAAGTAATGCAACTGTTGGAGATTTTGCTTATGGTGAAGACAAAAGCTGTAATGACTTATCAGAATATTGCAAACAATTATTCAAAGTAGAAGAAGCATTATTTGTAACCAGCGGTATGCTTGCAAATAGATTAGCCATTGCCAGTCAAACAAGTCCTGGTGATGAACTAATAACTCATTATAATTACCACGTTAATTTTTTCGATAGCGCAGGCAATGCAAAAGTAAATAATATCGTATTTAATTGTATTAGAAATAATAGCGGAATCTTAGATGTTGATGAAGTAGAATATGCTATTAATTCTAAGCCGAGGTATAAAATTTTTGCTCAGGTGAGTCTTGTTTCTATAGAAAATAGTATAAATGGGTTTAATGGTAAAATTTATCCTTTTGAAAAACAAGTCGAGTTATATCACTTTTTAAAAGCTCACAATGTAAATCTTCATTTAGACGGTGCAAGAATATTTAATGCTCATATCGAAACAAATATTGCTTTAGCAGATTATGCTAAATATGTGGATACAATGAGCTTTTCTTTTACTAAAGGACTTGGCGCTCCTTTTGGTTCAATGCTTATGGGTAAAAGAGAGATAATTGAAAGGGCTAAAAAGCTACAGGTTTGGCTAGGTAGTGGTTATCATCAGATAGGGTATTGTGCTAATGCAGCAAAATACGTACTACAGAATAATATCTCTAGGCTTAAAGAAGATAATAAGCTCGCTAAATTATTTGCAGATAAGATTAAAGAAATTCCACACATCAAACTGGTACTACCTTATCCAGAAACTAATATAGTAAGCTTTAGTATAAAAGCACTAAATGTAACTAATGAGGTTTTCTTGAGTAAGTGCCAAGCTTATGGTTTATTGCTTTTTCCTTGGCTTGAGTCTCATATAAGAGCAGTTACCCATCTTGGCACAAAGGAAACAGACATCATGAAAGCTGCTGAAATTATAAAGGAGGTTGTGTTAAATTTAATATGAGAATAAAAATAGATTTCTTTAGCGATTCAAACACTGACCCTTCAGCTAAAATGAGGGAAGCGATGGCTAAAGCAAAAGTTGGAAACGAAGCTGCATGTGAAGATCCAACTGTGAACGAATTAGTGGCAACCGCATGTAAAATATTAGGTAAACCTGCAGGAATCTTTTTGATTTCAGGAACGATGTCCAATGTAATTGCTTATAAAGTACACATTCAAAGACCTGGTGATTACTTGCTGCTTGATGAAACTTCACATCCGCTCATAGTACAATCTGGCTTGATTGCAGCCCAGGCACATGCTACTCCTTTGCCCATCAAAGGTACGAGAGGAATATTTACTGGAGAACAAATTGTTGAGTTTATTACTCGTCCTAGTTTAAGAAATATTCCGAGAGTTGGGCTTGTTTCTATCGAACAAACGACAAATTTTGGTGGTGGAGCTGTGTGGCCTTTAGAATATATTCAAGAGATCTCAAGTCTCTGCAAAGAGAATGACGTATTCACTCATTTAGATGGAGCAAGACTGTTCAACGCTTGTGCTCATACTAAAATATCTCCAAAGGAGTATGCAAGTTATTTTGATTCGGTATTCATTGATTTTAGTAAAGGATTAGGTGCTCCAATGGGCGCAATATTGCTTGGAAGTGAAGAGTTTATTGAAAAAGCTTGGTACTATAAGTTTCAAATTGGCGGAGGTATGCACCAAGCTGGCATTATTTCAGCTGCATGTTTATATGCTCTACATAATAATGTAAATTCTTTAGAAGAAGATCATAAAAAAATGCAGCACCTTATAGAAGGCCTAGACTCCATAGATCAAGTTATAATTGATATCGACCTGTATAAAACTAATATAGCGTATTTTTCATTACGTACTAATTGTATATCTACTCAAGAATTAATAAACGTACTAATGAAAAATTATGGAATTAGAATGGCTAACATCAAAGGTAAAATCAGAGCTATAACACATAGAGATATAAGCTATGAAGATATTAATACTACTGTATCTGCTATAAGAAAGATACTAAGTAATTTTCTGCACTAATTGTTTACAAACTGCTTGTCAAACAATATTATACCAATATAGTATTATGCTAGCATCTGCATAGAGCTATTTGGGAATAGGTGTGAACTTTGTCTTCTTTCAATATTTACTATTCTTCTGTGGATATATGCTGCTTTATTTATCAAGACAAAGTATACCAATTGCTCTACCACTGTTAATAGATACTGACCATGTAAAATTAAGCTATTTTTTTGCCTGCTTTTCTTTTTTTTATGGAGTATCAAAATTTGTTAATGGAATAATCATGGACTCCAAAAATAATCCATTATTTATGTTCGGGATATGCAACATTGCAACTGGATTATTAACCATTGGTATAACTTTATCATATAATAATCTGACTTTATTACTGTTAACATTAATATTATTAGCTTGGACACAAGGGTTAGGTTGGCCAGCTATTACCAAGTTTATGGTTACAAACTCTAGCATCTCTTCAATTGCATCATCATGGGGAGTTATGAGCGCATCTCAGCAACTTGGTTCTTGTATTACTTTAATTTTATTACCAAGTATAATTAAAATATATGATGCAAAGAGTGCATTTTTATACTCTGGTCTCTTATGCTTACTTTTTGGAATTTATATAATATTAAAAGCATATTACAAAGAAAGTGCCAACTTTACTACCTATTATAAGGTGCAGAAATCTCAAATAGGTATCAAGGTAACAAGTTCCATATGGTTTCTATGTTGTGCTACTTTTTGTGCTTATATTATAAAAATGGGAATCTTCTTTTGGTTTCCTATAATTTTAAAGGATAAATTACAAATTTCTCTTGTACAATCCTCACTAATAACGGGCGTATATGATTTAGGTGGAATCCTTGGAACTTTAATCACAGGAAGAATTAGTGATATGTACTTCTTTCAAAATAGAAGCTTGCTGGCATTACTTTACATGTTGGGTATAGCACTCACTTTTATTGCAATGAACTTTGGTCAAAACATAATTCTTATGAACCTTGGTGCAATCTTATCAGGATTCTTTATATTTGGAGTGCAAGTACTGACAGGTGTTATAGCTGTAGAAATTGCTCCACAAAATAATATATGTGCAATTGTAAGCTTAACAGGATTATTTGGGTATATTGCAAGTTCAATATTTTCATGCGTGCTCTTAGGAGTGCTTGTTAAGCACTGTGGTAACAGTATTATGTTTTCATTTTTTTCCATTTGCTCTGTTGTTGCACTCGTTTGCTTTTCCATACTATCAAGCAAAGATCTTAAAAAACTAAGTAAAGCGGTGTAGAAAACATTTCTCAACAGTTAAACTTTGTAGATAGATTTTTTACCCAGGGAATAAACGTTATAGCCATATCCTAGTAGCAATTCATTATCTAACAAGTTGCGAAAGTCAAAGATATTAGGTGTAGCCATAACATCCTTTAAGATTAAAAAATCTTGATTTTTAAATTCTTTCCACTCCGTTAATAATAATAAGGCTTCCGCGTCTCTTGCAGCTCCTATAGCGCTGTCCGCGTACTCTATATCCTTTAGAATTTGCCTAGCATTATCCATCCCTACTGGATCATATGCAGTAATTTTAGCCTTGTTATTCACTAACAATTTTGCAATATCTATAGCTGGGCTATTTCTTACATCATCAGTACCAGACTTAAAAGTTAGCCCCCATATCGCTATTTTTTTATTTTGGACTCCATTCAATACATATTCTACCTTTTTAGCAATGTTTGTTATATGATTATAGTTAGATTCCTTAACTGAATTTAAAATTTGTAGCTTAACATTGTGGTCTTCAGCAAGCCTTATTAAAGCTGACAAATCTTTAGGAAAACATGATCCTCCAAATCCTGGACCAGCTTTGAGAAATTCCTTACCTATTCTATGGTCCATTCCCATACTGTTAGCTAAAAGGTCAATGTCTGCTCCTAATAGCTCACATAAACCTGCCATCTCATTGATAAAAGCAACCTTTGTTGCTAGAAAAGCATTAGAAGCATATTTAATCATTTCAGCAGTAACTGTATCAGTGACTATTAACGGAATATTCTTACCTATAAATGATCTATATATAATTTCTAGTTTTGCCCTAGCTAGCTTAGTTTTTACTCCTATTATTATCCTATCTGGGTATAAAAAATCTGATACTGCAGAGCCTTGCTTGAGAAACTCTGGATTAACTCCCAAATCAAAGTTATAGCCCTTATTAGATAAATAATTATGTATATTCTCTGCAGTACCAGGAGGAACAGTTGACTTTATCACTATTAAGCAATCTTGATTGACTCTCTCAGAAACTTCACTTACTGCATTATATACATTCTTTAAATTTGCATTTCCTATGGAGTCTGATGGAGTATCTACAGTTACAAATACTACTTCTGTATTGGGATTTATTTGAGAATACGAATCGAAAAATCTTATCCTTTGTGACTTTATATTATTCTCTAAATAATCTGCTAATTCAGGTTCATATAGAGGAATTTTCCCTGATTTCAAAAGTTCAATCTTCTTAGTATTTATGTCAATGCAATCAACTTTATGGCCCTGCTCCGATAACATTGTACCAGATACTAAGCCTACATACCCTACTCCTATAATAGTTATGTGCATTTTATTATCACCTTAAAAATGTAGCTTAGCATCTAAAATAAACACCATTAACAATTATAAACTTTTGTTGTTACACTATTTTTCTTAATTGCCTTACCTTCCGAGTAAACTATAAATAAGGTTGACGGTATTAATATCAAAGTACCATGTAAAACACTTTTATCAGGTAATTCATTAAATATAACGTATGTTACTACTGCAGAAATTATTAGCTCTATGTATCTATAAGGTGCAAGTGCAGTAGCATCAGTAAGAGTAAAAGCTTTTAACATAAAGAGCAAAATTAGATTTGAATTAATTCCCAAAATCAGCAGTAATATTAATTCCAACAAGGAAGGCATATGCCAATAAAATAACAAAGGTGGAGTAGAAAAAATAGTTGTCGTTAGAGCTGAATAAAATAACATACTTATTACTGACTCTTTTATTATAAGTTTCTTATTAAGTATATCTAATATAGCAAAGATCAATGCAGATACAATAAAAATAAGAATTTTAGGATTAAAATCTTCACTATGAGCTTTGGTAGTAATAGCAATACCAACAAAGCCAATAACAGTTACTATCCATCTTTGCCAAATTATATTTTCGTTTAGCAAAGAGATTGCAAGAAGTATAACAAATAATGGTATAGAAAAACTTATAATCGTTGCAGTTACTATGGGGAAAACAGTCAACCCGTAAGTCCATAAGGTCATTCCACAAAATAACAACCCGCCCCTGGTTATTTGAGTAGATATTTGACTTGTTTTAAAAGTTTCTATTCCATAGTAAAACATAAAAGGTACAAGGGTAATAGTGGTAAACAGAAAGCGGAAAAAAATTATTTCAAAACTCTGAAGATGTAAACTTAGATATTTTGATATAGTATCATTAGCTACACTACTAAGTAAGCTAAGTATAAACCAGATAACCCCAAACAAATAAGCTCTCAATCTGTAATCCATAAAGCTTCTGATTTAATAGATACGATGTACTCATATAATTTTACTACAAAACTAATAATATAAAAGTTTTCTGATGTACGTCCCCAGAATGTGATCGTAAGGGTTCATTATAAATAATTCGGGAAATTTCGTCTCTGTAGAAATATTAAGAGCTATGTAACGAACGTTTATATTTGTGAGTAATAGTAAGGCTCAAGGTAAGGAAAATGCTAGTGAGGTAAAGTAGAATAACGTTGATTTGATAATTTAAGCTCATTCCCTCTTGCTACATCTCTCTTTAATATCTCCTCTTTTGCAGCAGGTCTATAGAATTATACAGAGTATTTTATCTTCCAATACAGGCAATCTTGACATGGCATTTCTTCTGTTCTTGAACTTTTTCCCACTCTGGGCGCACTTTTTCTACAACCTTTTCGAATTCTTCTATTTTCAAACCTGTTACATCTCGAAAATTTCTCGGATGTTCTTTTAGATTATGGTAGTTTAAGCCCATCTTCCCTCCCTATTCTCTTGCTATACCTCCCTATTTTATAACCATTCCCACTCTTTTGCAGCAGGTTTAAAGAAATACTAAAGGCAAAAGATACGCTTGTGTAGTTCGAAAGCTTTCTATAGGATAAGTCTCACCTGATTTACAAATAGAATTGTTATGTTAGATGTTTGCTATTTATTCTTAAGCTCATTTTAACAGCATTTTGCTTTTTTTAGTATGTAGGGATTTTCTAGGAATTATCCTATTGAATTCTATGATATTATTTTTTGTAACATTGTTATACACATCATGAAAGTGAAGCTATTTCATTTAACTTCGCAATCTCTGCAGCAGATTAAAATGACAAGAAAACTTGTATTTGGCGTACTATTGTTTAATTTTTTGCACTATGTGCACCGTATGTCTTTATAAAATTTCTAGGTTTTTACCTCCTAAGAAACTCACTTAACTAACTCTTCTTGTTGAACTAATATGTAGCCAAATTCGCTCGCTTTTTTGATCAAATTTTTTACAGTTCTATCTTTATAGCGTGTTTCATAGTATTCCATTCCTTTTTCTACATATTCCTGTCCGTATTTGAGCATACTATAAAATATGCATGCCATTTTTCTTGCAGTAGCTGTTATTGCTTTTGGTGCTCCTAGTC harbors:
- a CDS encoding aminotransferase class I/II-fold pyridoxal phosphate-dependent enzyme — encoded protein: MEKIIDLRSDTTTLQSSNVIHAISNATVGDFAYGEDKSCNDLSEYCKQLFKVEEALFVTSGMLANRLAIASQTSPGDELITHYNYHVNFFDSAGNAKVNNIVFNCIRNNSGILDVDEVEYAINSKPRYKIFAQVSLVSIENSINGFNGKIYPFEKQVELYHFLKAHNVNLHLDGARIFNAHIETNIALADYAKYVDTMSFSFTKGLGAPFGSMLMGKREIIERAKKLQVWLGSGYHQIGYCANAAKYVLQNNISRLKEDNKLAKLFADKIKEIPHIKLVLPYPETNIVSFSIKALNVTNEVFLSKCQAYGLLLFPWLESHIRAVTHLGTKETDIMKAAEIIKEVVLNLI
- a CDS encoding MFS transporter, which produces MLLYLSRQSIPIALPLLIDTDHVKLSYFFACFSFFYGVSKFVNGIIMDSKNNPLFMFGICNIATGLLTIGITLSYNNLTLLLLTLILLAWTQGLGWPAITKFMVTNSSISSIASSWGVMSASQQLGSCITLILLPSIIKIYDAKSAFLYSGLLCLLFGIYIILKAYYKESANFTTYYKVQKSQIGIKVTSSIWFLCCATFCAYIIKMGIFFWFPIILKDKLQISLVQSSLITGVYDLGGILGTLITGRISDMYFFQNRSLLALLYMLGIALTFIAMNFGQNIILMNLGAILSGFFIFGVQVLTGVIAVEIAPQNNICAIVSLTGLFGYIASSIFSCVLLGVLVKHCGNSIMFSFFSICSVVALVCFSILSSKDLKKLSKAV
- a CDS encoding ABC transporter ATP-binding protein/permease; this translates as MNRSRVDSFKCVLMFILNIVSKFKLNVLIMSLVALVVAVDLSFRKYLVKNILDTAVKYQEGNVIENLLLPVSAYLGMALLITTAFRFYGYFVDIRMFTLMRQKIADISFCRLLQQDHSYYQNNLSGSLVHKVSSLMDSVIELIRLLIDCFFGYSIALVLAIYTLSLVNIKFAIATFTWVSIFILVSIFSFRVLTELADNYSKQNSQVIASIADSILNVISVRLFSQQAHERHKFFQICKKRTIAERKLQWTYFWLWFIYGYSFDILQAVNLYFLIHDYQFNKIAIGDIALVLGINISIIEFLNHLTRNLTQFSTHFGKVSDALPILTTVPEIQDKKNAKELNLLSGRITFNNVSFSYEGQESLFQDFSVTINPCEKVGLVGYSGGGKSTFINLILRLFDVKKGNIQIDNQIVSEVTQSSLRQQISVIPQDPLLFHDTILANIIYGKLQSTIEEIMRAAKLAGIHDFIMTLPDQYGTTVGEKGIKLSGGERQRIIIARAFLKNAPILFLDEPTSQLDSITEKTIQMSLFKLMKNKTTITIAHRISTLLHMDRILVFNKGKIVQDGKHAELVSKHGLYKELWNAQIGCLNGKKEDGKNY
- a CDS encoding threonine aldolase family protein codes for the protein MAKAKVGNEAACEDPTVNELVATACKILGKPAGIFLISGTMSNVIAYKVHIQRPGDYLLLDETSHPLIVQSGLIAAQAHATPLPIKGTRGIFTGEQIVEFITRPSLRNIPRVGLVSIEQTTNFGGGAVWPLEYIQEISSLCKENDVFTHLDGARLFNACAHTKISPKEYASYFDSVFIDFSKGLGAPMGAILLGSEEFIEKAWYYKFQIGGGMHQAGIISAACLYALHNNVNSLEEDHKKMQHLIEGLDSIDQVIIDIDLYKTNIAYFSLRTNCISTQELINVLMKNYGIRMANIKGKIRAITHRDISYEDINTTVSAIRKILSNFLH
- a CDS encoding UDP-glucose/GDP-mannose dehydrogenase family protein → MHITIIGVGYVGLVSGTMLSEQGHKVDCIDINTKKIELLKSGKIPLYEPELADYLENNIKSQRIRFFDSYSQINPNTEVVFVTVDTPSDSIGNANLKNVYNAVSEVSERVNQDCLIVIKSTVPPGTAENIHNYLSNKGYNFDLGVNPEFLKQGSAVSDFLYPDRIIIGVKTKLARAKLEIIYRSFIGKNIPLIVTDTVTAEMIKYASNAFLATKVAFINEMAGLCELLGADIDLLANSMGMDHRIGKEFLKAGPGFGGSCFPKDLSALIRLAEDHNVKLQILNSVKESNYNHITNIAKKVEYVLNGVQNKKIAIWGLTFKSGTDDVRNSPAIDIAKLLVNNKAKITAYDPVGMDNARQILKDIEYADSAIGAARDAEALLLLTEWKEFKNQDFLILKDVMATPNIFDFRNLLDNELLLGYGYNVYSLGKKSIYKV
- a CDS encoding WG repeat-containing protein codes for the protein MQNMQHEKTFDQLIKDNFKSIKISPCESFHELLGNPLYENRFIKVGKFHEPGLAPVYDQTGAYHINVRGEAVYHNRFLKTFGFYFNRAAVEDDTGCYHIDPSGCRVYKQSYQWIGNYQEDACVVRRHDKCFHINLNGNRIYQEEYDYVGDFKDGIAVVYKDSKATHINHHGKLVHNKWYKKLNVFHKGYSIAEDQHGWFHIDINGDPVYQQRFKMVEAFYNGMAKVETFEGVLGQIDITGNVKFSIFDLGKESQVHRISAELSAFWKTYLTSVAIELDLLNILPATTPVLSKKLNIIVPNLERLLRALWEIGFIDYDKDKDLWQLSSKGKCFKEIPFLPKAATMWARVAAEKNWLKMADILKQKSISSFESFKEREASEDKKIAFYQALLGYSRFDTKEFNSRINIDDAKNILLFGVHSLFLAYSDIHNKGSIGLYNEHKVPRQLVENLKVKLITQEELSVTNYELGVFCRFLQHYDDDKVLSYLKLVKGISRILLIETILDYRSPAGGSVDINVMVETGGKLRTLSDWEKILKQVKGFKIFAVIPLTDYLSVIDVRC
- a CDS encoding phytanoyl-CoA dioxygenase family protein; translated protein: METLQKNGFFIIKNLVPLELITQSLSDITNKISKLSQELSVSTSDYLNCTGRWGTSSQVTRIISQALDKIIKNYLEKSLQCQILQKKSNVICKTADLIDAVPFHQDISYSFNDPYHFSVWLALNNVSETSGALKIIENSHKWEIQPLVDFWYPYFFDQYSNNRENYKIKSLPISAGDAIVFDSRLWHGSDKNTDAKDRFAYVTRWIVKDQDLPFVPKPQPSVFGILNCGKLTESILREYLSLFGYQESIKAKNMEELIKSWLVFITDTTTNISEIDTTKAKRDLYKLLILNQASALHDAGDISGKIYKNLWFSLLVFLNKKVNVVELAL
- a CDS encoding DMT family transporter, which encodes MDYRLRAYLFGVIWFILSLLSSVANDTISKYLSLHLQSFEIIFFRFLFTTITLVPFMFYYGIETFKTSQISTQITRGGLLFCGMTLWTYGLTVFPIVTATIISFSIPLFVILLAISLLNENIIWQRWIVTVIGFVGIAITTKAHSEDFNPKILIFIVSALIFAILDILNKKLIIKESVISMLFYSALTTTIFSTPPLLFYWHMPSLLELILLLILGINSNLILLFMLKAFTLTDATALAPYRYIELIISAVVTYVIFNELPDKSVLHGTLILIPSTLFIVYSEGKAIKKNSVTTKVYNC